Proteins co-encoded in one Capsicum annuum cultivar UCD-10X-F1 chromosome 9, UCD10Xv1.1, whole genome shotgun sequence genomic window:
- the LOC107843122 gene encoding uncharacterized protein LOC107843122, which yields MEKYFGNAYRGDPGVPHADPDRFVNIWVGSAVFSALTFVNPYIWTLSNQYNWHDKAMLFEQYHWKKALKKNKDYDFKWNQYMDKATRDSYYFNWPVYFP from the exons ATGGAGAAGTACTTTGGAAACGCATATCGGGGCGACCCGGGAGTACCACATGCTGACCCGGATAGGTTTGTTAACATATGGGTCGGGTCAGCAGTTTTCTCTGCACTCACATTTGTCAATCCTTACATATGGACTCTCTCCAATCAATACAA CTGGCATGACAAAGCCATGCTTTTTGAGCAGTATCACTGGAAGAAAGCTCTCAAGAAAAATAAGGACTACGACTTCAAG TGGAACCAGTACATGGATAAAGCAACACGAGACTCGTACTACTTCAATTGGCCCGTCTACTTTCCATAA